In Synergistaceae bacterium DZ-S4, a single window of DNA contains:
- a CDS encoding cupin domain-containing protein translates to MIEQVFKIASGNSKVVEKVIQDENVHYMHMIFNKDEGAPEHFSNSNVYMTVVRGKLSIALNEQDMHEYPASTVLKIPMGTKMNFKNLHDQTLELIVVKAPAPK, encoded by the coding sequence ATGATCGAGCAGGTATTCAAGATCGCTTCAGGTAACAGCAAGGTAGTGGAAAAGGTAATACAGGACGAAAACGTACACTACATGCATATGATCTTCAACAAGGACGAAGGAGCTCCTGAACATTTTTCAAATTCAAACGTCTACATGACTGTTGTGAGAGGCAAACTTTCAATAGCTTTAAATGAACAGGACATGCATGAATACCCGGCGTCAACCGTACTCAAAATTCCGATGGGAACTAAGATGAACTTCAAGAACTTGCATGACCAAACGTTGGAACTGATCGTCGTAAAGGCGCCCGCTCCAAAATAA